In Hydra vulgaris chromosome 06, alternate assembly HydraT2T_AEP, a genomic segment contains:
- the LOC136081368 gene encoding zinc finger MYM-type protein 1-like, whose amino-acid sequence MTKFLSSNQTNMQFPQTVDNNKNNERKDENNNTENKVACQGPSNEIQEVESVESTMHNNELDSDTILRKDPACGQLKENERMKHLNKGYAFFQNKDYNFESLKRMFKNQYIYYSVKYFQKVMNNGEKCDRKWLMFSESTGCVFCYVFKLFSTDYDNVFVKSGFYNWKKAKQTIFDHENSKKNIQCMIKWIEFIKQNTHVDEYMVSQIKREFNYWSAILTRIVAVIRFLAGRGLAFRGHNEVIGSSNNGNYLGMLELLTQFDPVLKQHIDTFANKGKGNVNYLSKTICEELIDIMSQKILTHIITEIKKQNIGELSHDGKSLITVILDLPERYDIDITNCRGQAYDNASNMSGKYSGLQTRLKERSELAFYIPCAGHSLNLVGQCSVSECINFIKYFGVLQSLYSFFVASTHRWDLLKRNHATLKRLSDTRWSCRSDASKSLVENFDGIHAALCHIAEDTEEKSDTRHEALCLLNKITKLEFAFMAVLWHHIFKRFNAVSKFLQKFELDLHTASSMLLSLIDFAKKLTKRLYEI is encoded by the exons ATGACAAAATTTTTGTCATCAAACCAAACTAATATGCAATTTCCACAAACtgtagataataataaaaacaatgaaagaaaagatgaaaACAATAACACGGAAAATAAGGTAGCCTGCCAAGGTCCTTCAAATGAAATTCAAGAAGTTGAAAGTGTTGAATCTACAATGCATAATAATGAGCTTGACTCAG ataCCATTCTACGCAAAGACCCTGCTTGTGGCCAATTAAAGGAAAATGAACGTATGAAGCATTTAAACAAGGGGTATgctttctttcaaaataaagaCTACAATTTCGAATCTTTGAAGCGGATGTTCAAAAACCAGTACATATATTATTcggttaaatattttcaaaaagtgatgAATAATGGCGAAAAGTGTGACCGAAAATGGTTAATGTTTTCTGAATCCACTGGATGTgtgttttgttatgttttcaagTTGTTTTCAACCGATTACGACAACGTATTTGTCAAAAGTGGCTTTTACAATTGGAAAAAAGCTAAACAAACTATTTTCGACCACGAAAATAGCAAGAAAAATATTCAATGTATGATTAAGTGGATAGAattcataaaacaaaatactcaTGTCGATGAATATATGGTAAGCCAGATTAAAAGGGAATTTAATTATTGGTCTGCAATCTTAACTAGAATAGTAGCGGTTATTCGTTTTTTAGCCGGAAGAGGTTTAGCATTTCGAGGCCATAATGAAGTTATAGGATCGTCAAATAACGGAAATTACTTAGGCATGTTAGAACTGTTGACTCAATTTGATCCAGTTTTAAAGCAACACATTGACACTTTTGCAAATAAAGGCAAAGGTAATGTAAATTATTTGTCTAAAACTATTTGTGAAGAGCTAATTGATATTATGTCTCAAAAGATTTTAACGCACATTATTACcgaaataaaaaagcaaaatattggGGAATTATC CCACGACGGTAAATCTTTGATTACTGTCATTTTAGATCTACCGGAAAGATATGATATTGATATAACCAATTGTCGGGGACAGGCATACGATAATGCAAGCAATATGTCTGGTAAATATTCTGGATTACAAACACGTTTAAAAGAGCGGAGTGAATTAGCTTTTTATATCCCCTGCGCTGGacattctttaaatttagtagGGCAGTGCAGTGTCAGTGAGTgcattaattttatcaaatattttggCGTTCTCCAAAGTTTGTATTCGTTTTTTGTAGCTTCAACACATAGATGggatttattgaaaagaaatcATGCCACACTCAAGCGCCTATCAGATACACGATGGTCATGTAGGTCAGATGCTTCAAAAAGTTTAGTAGAAAATTTTGATGGGATTCATGCAGCGCTATGTCATATAGCTGAGGATACAGAAGAAAAATCTGATACTCGTCATGAAGCTTtgtgtttattaaataagatCACTAAGCTAGAGTTTGCATTCATGGCTGTACTTTGGCATCACATATTTAAGAGGTTTAATGCAGTTAgcaaatttcttcaaaaatttgaaCTAGATTTGCATACAGCAAGCAGTATGTTACTTTCACTAATTGACTTTGCAAAAAAACTTACGAAACGACTTTACGAGATTTGA